The genomic stretch CAGCACACAGTGCAGTTTCCCTAGTTTTTGCATTGATGGTGCCTTGGTTGAGTCGGTATTAAGCTGGATCATGCTCTCTGGAACACAGCTGTAATGCATGGAGCGGCTTTTTTGGCAGAGCTATAGGGTACACGCGGCGTTTCCATGTGGCCGTAACGTCCGGTTTGTCTTGTCCAGGGCACCTGCTCGGAAAGCTGCCTGCAGAAGTACCTGAAGATGACCCAGCGCATCTCCATGCGTTTCCAGGAATACCACATCCAGCAAAATGAGGCCCTGGCGGCCAAGGCGGGCATACTAGGCCAACCACGATAAGGCTCCGCTGGCGGGTCGACGGAGCAAGGAGGTGCTGGGAATCACGCCCCCGCCCAGGGTGTCCTGCCGGTCTTCACACCAACAGAGACCCTCTCCATTAGAGAGAAGAGTCCAGAGCCTAGGGTGGGGCAGGCAGCTATACAACCTGAAATGCTTTCCCATCTACCCAGTCCTCCTGGGCCTTGAGCCAGGTGCTGTGTGCTGCAGCC from Brienomyrus brachyistius isolate T26 chromosome 14, BBRACH_0.4, whole genome shotgun sequence encodes the following:
- the timm9 gene encoding mitochondrial import inner membrane translocase subunit Tim9, producing MAAQISESDQIKQFKEFLSTYNKLTENCFMDCVKDFTTREVKAEEGTCSESCLQKYLKMTQRISMRFQEYHIQQNEALAAKAGILGQPR